A single region of the Serinus canaria isolate serCan28SL12 chromosome 1, serCan2020, whole genome shotgun sequence genome encodes:
- the SHROOM2 gene encoding protein Shroom2 isoform X4 has translation MDSWDHTPQVAQYGRLSSARSNSSIDHLGSQSKRDSAYGSFSTSSSTPDHTLSNADTSSTENMLYKVGTWETAKHGSKSGQFLNDSSGTEDKPGYLPAPIQYENNKSPRREEHPDGKLTSSGRSSFGPVWYIPDKKRSSSPPPPPPPLRSDSFAATKGHEKAQGPVYSESVSTQHFTALNRSQPRSDWSLETAEQQQRPSRACDRRISSSNYKSDLSSEHTFSSAGERHSSNAGNVNKLQPSLSSTDIRFAQSAYSCHHQHQYSDESTFYHNARILAAPKDQQHYLSYSGIQELTTDHFHGYSPNQASLLNTSSLNSAAEQKVDNTGQSRYYCVTAKQPAQGSSKPLQLKDESWKPAVGTDLSLGPHQNSAVITMAPNPKDYLPQQSIESSLTRCENSSHYPADREGDARCAVVEESKKTNHTEKSGQKKSCENSSEEGETRHSQQEYVKGCVLTTENRSAQKDFRWGKDESSKISPQKTPMLHSLAQEGKKQSANNAEVVSERQTSFDTHLSKQARRSDRFATTLRNEIQMRRAKLQKSRSTATLVGSSETEECSETWKPDSTENVIASRDTNFTSTYKDHLKEAQARVLSATSFRRRDLEPSPAECLPRSPERKTGSYNSSLLALVSEDVSGFLEATQAKPNPTGSGTHHVSRIGARKRFTTEQKLKSYSEPEKMNEVGMSEDESHAHCRPNISEEALGSFADRWKFFEETSKPVFRKSSQKPGPRGLAEGQPERPDRKAEEGEELWYERRDRVASAGLETAHASKDGVHHSSSNRAAERTGKSAQPLRLGTFAEYEASWKEQWKPVEPRGSGRYHSADNILDTGHEQHGKSQYTHERSRSSPSTDFYKQEVSVEVRRQAEDLKEDGECIFSNINKLDEKNCTVRQADTGALRENPQEKSDQLDQNLGHEWKSSVRPLHVQEPTVLPHESRGRSGTLPSDYRYSQENVNEKSKDCSLPHLPYSEPQALNENHSCQSWGQGEENHRIEPVPLNKKRGPAPQRPPPPKRDKYRRPDTSAPSLGASSESAASRPFLSSSPSSTQVFASQSSLCQSPAAFNGKLKSANPQQLQQVSSTENVCQHLEEKTHLTSESSKYRYLQKPGMESSRSPSPQFAPQKLTDKPPVSLQDENPARIERVIDNNTTVKMVPIKIVHSESSAEKESRQSLVSTMEPPALPSGLEKDQIKTLSTSEQSYSRFCAYTRQGVEPEPEARTKPVDPPPAEEPGSNLKDSSAATQPSSYVKTKEKTFEDWKSEELAREIVGRDKSLADILDPNVKIKTTMDLMVGIFPKDEHLLEEAQQRRKLLPKVPSPKISEEKKEEQSAPSAISLTTNSTYYSTSAPKAELLIKMKDMQEQQQQQQSEDDSEDELDHDLSEKKQELIDSISRKLQVLREARETLLEDIQANNILGEEVEAIVKEVCKPNEFDKFKMFIGDLDKVVNLLLSLSGRLARVENALNNLDDNTSPEERRTLVDKQKLLTQQHEDAKELKENLDRRERIVFDILANYLSEENLADYEHFVKMKSALIIEQRELEDKIKLGEEQLKCLTDSLQPERLK, from the exons ATGGACAGCTGGGACCACACTCCCCAAGTAGCCCAGTATGGAAGACTTTCTTCTGCAAGGTCTAATAGTAGCATTGATCATCTGGGGAGCCAAAGTAAGCGGGATTCAGCCTATGGGTCTTTCTCCACAAGTTCTAGCACCCCTGACCACACTCTGTCCAATGCAGACACTTCTTCAACAGAGAACATGCTTTACAAAGTGGGGACATGGGAGACTGCTAAGCATGGAAGCAAGTCTGGCCAGTTTTTGAATGACAGCAGTGGAACAGAGGACAAACCTGGGTATTTGCCAGCTCCCATCCAATATGAGAACAACAAAAGTCCTAGAAGAGAGGAACACCCAGATGGCAAGCTCACTAGCTCGGGAAGATCCAGTTTCGGACCTGTCTGGTACATTCCTGATAAAAAGAGGTCTTCATCtcctccccccccacctccACCTCTTCGTAGTGACAGCTTTGCTGCCACCAAGGGCCACGAGAAAGCCCAGGGCCCTGTCTACTCAGAGAGTGTCAGCACGCAGCACTTTACAGCCCTGAACCGATCTCAGCCCAGGAGTGACTGGAGTTTggaaactgcagagcagcagcaacgGCCCTCCAGAGCATGTGACAGGAGGATCAGCAGCTCAAACTACAAATCTGATCTCAGTTCAGAACACACTTTTTCTTCAGCTGGTGAAAGGCACAGTAGTAATGCAGGAAATGTGAACAAACTGCAGCCATCCTTGTCCAGCACCGACATTAGGTTTGCACAGTCTGCTTACTCTtgccaccaccagcaccagtACAGCGATGAAAGCACCTTTTATCACAATGCAAGAATCTTAGCTGCACCTAAAGATCAGCAACATTATCTGTCCTACAGTGGCATTCAGGAGTTAACTACAGATCATTTTCATGGCTACAGTCCAAACCAAGCCAGTCTGCTCAACACTTCCTCTTTGAACAGTGCTGCTGAACAGAAGGTGGATAACACTGGACAAAGTCGATACTATTGTGTGACAGCAAAACAGCCTGCTCAGGGAAGCTCAAAGCCACTACAACTCAAGGATGAGAGCTGGAAACCTGCAGTGGGAACTGATTTGTCACTTGGACCTCATCAAAATTCTGCAGTTATTACAATGGCCCCAAACCCAAAAGACTATCTACCTCAACAGTCTATTGAATCTTCACTGACAAGGTGTGAGAACAGTAGTCATTACCCAGCAGACAGAGAGGGAGATGCTAGGTGTGCTGTAGTAGAAGAATCTAAAAAAACTAATCATACTGAAAAATCTGgacaaaagaaaagctgtgagaaCAGCTCTGAGGAAGGTGAAACTAGGCACAGTCAGCAGGAGTATGTAAAGGGCTGTGTCCTTACCACTGAAAACAGATCTGCTCAGAAAGATTTTAGGTGGGGGAAAGATGAGAGTAGCAAGATTTCTCCTCAGAAGACACCAATGTTGCACTCTTTagctcaggaagggaaaaaacaatctGCCAACAACGCAGAAGTGGTATCAGAACGACAGACCTCATTTGACACTCACCTGTCCAAACAGGCACGAAGGAGTGATCGTTTTGCAACAACCCTCAGAAATGAGATCCAAATGAGAAgagcaaagctgcagaaaagtagAAGTACTGCTACACTAGTAGGGTCATCTGAAACAGAGGAGTGCAGTGAGACTTGGAAACCAGATTCAACAGAGAATGTCATTGCATCCCGCGACACAAACTTTACCAGCACCTACAAAGATCACCTGAAGGAAGCCCAGGCCAGGGTTCTGAGCGCGACGTCCTTCAGACGTCGGGACTTGGAGCCCAGCCCCGCTGAATGTCTCCCCAGGTCACCTGAGCGGAAAACTGGTAGTTACAACTCTTCATTACTGGCTTTGGTTTCTGAAGATGTCTCTGGATTCCTTGAGGCTACACAAGCCAAACCAAACCCTACAGGGAGTGGCACTCATCACGTTTCTCGGATTGGAGCCAGGAAGAGGTTCACAACAGAGCAAAAACTGAAGTCATACTCAGAACCAGAGAAGATGAATGAGGTGGGCATGTCAGAGGATGAATCTCATGCTCATTGCCGTCCAAACATATCAGAAGAAGCCCTGGGCTCGTTTGCAGACAGGTGGAAATTTTTTGAAGAAACAAGTAAGCCTGTATTTAGAAAATCATCACAGAAACCAGGTCCCCGTGGTCTAGCAGAGGGACAGCCCGAGAGGCCAGATAGGAAAGCagaagagggagaggagctctGGTATGAGAGAAGAGATCGGGTAGCCTCTGCTGGACTTGAAACTGCTCATGCTTCAAAAGATGGTGTCCACCATAGCAGCAGCAATAGGGCTGCTGAGAGGACTGGGAAATCTGCACAGCCACTGCGCCTGGGAACCTTTGCAGAGTATGAGGCATCATGGAAGGAGCAGTGGAAGCCAGTAGAGCCAAGGGGCTCAGGAAGGTACCATTCAGCTGATAATATCCTCGATACAGGCCATGAACAGCATGGGAAATCCCAATACACCCATGAGAGGTCTAGATCATCCCCTTCCACTGATTTCTACAAACAG GAAGTATCAGTTGAAGTAAGGAGGCAAGCAGAGGATTTAAAGGAAGATGGGGAGTGTATTTTCTCTAACATTAACAAACTGGATGAGAAGAACTGCACTGTAAG GCAAGCTGACACAGGGGCCCTGAGGGAAAACCCACAAGAGAAGAGTGATCAACTGGACCAGAATTTAGGCCACGAGTGGAAGTCTTCTGTCAGACCTTTGCACGTGCAAGAACCTACAGTTCTGCCTCATGAGAGTCGGGGCAGGTCTGGGACATTGCCTAGTGACTACCGGTACTCTCAGGAAAATGTGAATGAGAAGAGCAAGGATTGTAGCCTGCCTCACCTGCCCtactctgagccacaggccttGAACGAGAACCACTCCTGTCAGTCCTGGGGCCAAGGAGAGGAAAACCATAGAATAGAGCCGGTGCCGCTGAACAAGAAGCGTGGACCTGCTCCTCAGAGGCCACCACCACCTAAAAGAGATAAATACAGGCGACCAGATACTTCTGCACCGTCGCTCGGCGCCTCTTCTGAATCAGCAGCCAGCCGGCCCTTTCTGTCCTCATCCCCCAGCTCCACCCAAGTCTTTGCCAGTCAATCCTCTCTCtgtcagagccctgcagctTTCAATGGAAAACTGAAGAGTGCTAATCCACAGCAACTCCAGCAAGTGTCATCGACAGAGAATGTTTGTCAGCacttagaagaaaaaacacacctTACATCTGAGTCTTCCAAGTATCGGTACCTTCAAAAACCTGGCATGGAGTCCTCAAGGTCCCCTTCTCCCCAGTTTGCACCACAGAAGCTCACTGATAAACCTCCTGTGTCCCTACAGGATGAAAACCCAGCCAG aattGAAAGGGTTATAGACAACAATACTACAGTGAAAATGGTACCCATCAAGATAGTTCATTCTGAGAGCAGCGCAGAGAAGGAGAGTCGGCAGAGCCTTGTCAGTACCATGGAGCCTCCTGCTTTACCCAGTGGTTTGGAAAAGGACCAGATTAAAACACTCAGCACTTCTGAGCAGTCCTATTCACGATTCTGTGCTTACACCAGGCAAGGTGTAGAGCCAGAGCCAGAAGCCAGAACCAAACCAGTTGACCCTCCACCAGCTGAAGAACCCGGGAGCAACTTGaaggacagcagtgctgccacaCAACCATCCAGCTATGTAAAGACCAAAGAAAAAACCTTTGAAGACTGGAAGTCAGAAGAACTTGCCAGAGAAATTGTGGGAAGAGATAAATCTCTAGCAGACATACTAGATCCTAAcgtgaaaataaaaacaacaatgGATCTGATGGTTGGTATATTCCCTAAAGATGAACATCTCCTAGAAGAAGCTCAGCAGCGCCGGAAGCTTCTGCCAAAAGTTCCCTCTCCAAAAATTTCAGAAGAGAA gaaagaggagcagagTGCACCATCTGCCATCTCCCTGACAACCAATTCTACTTACTACAGCACATCTGcaccaaaggcagagctgctgattAAAATGAAGGacatgcaggagcagcagcaacagcagcaaagtGAGGATGATTCTGAAGATGAGCTGGATCATGACTTGTCAGAGAAGAAG caagaACTTATTGACAGCATTAGTAGgaagctgcaggtgctgagagAAGCACGGGAGACACTTCTGGAAGACATCCAAGCAAACAATATCCTGGGAGAGGAGGTAGAGGCCATTGTGAAAGAAGTCTGCAAACCAAATGAGTTTGACAAATTCAAGATGTTTATTGGCGACCTTGACAAAGTGGTCAacctcctgctttccctgtctGGTCGTCTGGCCCGGGTGGAAAATGCCCTCAATAACCTGGATGACAACACCTCTCCAGAAGAACGG CGGACACTGGTAGATAAGCAAAAGCTGCTGACCCAGCAACATGAGGATGCAaaggagctgaaggaaaacCTGGATCGTCGAGAGCGCATTGTCTTCGACATTTTGGCAAACTACTTGAGTGAGGAGAACTTAGCAGACTATGAGCACTTTGTGAAAATGAAGTCAGCCCTCATCATTGAGCAGCGAGAGCTTGAGGACAAGATCAAGCTgggggaggagcagctgaagtgtCTGACTGACAGCCTCCAACCCGAGCGGCTCAAATAA
- the SHROOM2 gene encoding protein Shroom2 isoform X2, protein MEDVGLRGGRERLAVGDPRLGAGLVEPGPVMVMVEQRAAEGYKLVEVQLTGGAPWGFTVKGGREHGEPLIITKIEDGSKAAAVDKLLAGDEIVGINDVGLSGFRQEAICLVKGSHKTLKLVVKRRNDLACRPHSWHATKFTESQPEAATSHLASSNACASWHSSYHASCSSHDLSNSWDQSSLYRTSDQFSSLGSMDSWDHTPQVAQYGRLSSARSNSSIDHLGSQSKRDSAYGSFSTSSSTPDHTLSNADTSSTENMLYKVGTWETAKHGSKSGQFLNDSSGTEDKPGYLPAPIQYENNKSPRREEHPDGKLTSSGRSSFGPVWYIPDKKRSSSPPPPPPPLRSDSFAATKGHEKAQGPVYSESVSTQHFTALNRSQPRSDWSLETAEQQQRPSRACDRRISSSNYKSDLSSEHTFSSAGERHSSNAGNVNKLQPSLSSTDIRFAQSAYSCHHQHQYSDESTFYHNARILAAPKDQQHYLSYSGIQELTTDHFHGYSPNQASLLNTSSLNSAAEQKVDNTGQSRYYCVTAKQPAQGSSKPLQLKDESWKPAVGTDLSLGPHQNSAVITMAPNPKDYLPQQSIESSLTRCENSSHYPADREGDARCAVVEESKKTNHTEKSGQKKSCENSSEEGETRHSQQEYVKGCVLTTENRSAQKDFRWGKDESSKISPQKTPMLHSLAQEGKKQSANNAEVVSERQTSFDTHLSKQARRSDRFATTLRNEIQMRRAKLQKSRSTATLVGSSETEECSETWKPDSTENVIASRDTNFTSTYKDHLKEAQARVLSATSFRRRDLEPSPAECLPRSPERKTGSYNSSLLALVSEDVSGFLEATQAKPNPTGSGTHHVSRIGARKRFTTEQKLKSYSEPEKMNEVGMSEDESHAHCRPNISEEALGSFADRWKFFEETSKPVFRKSSQKPGPRGLAEGQPERPDRKAEEGEELWYERRDRVASAGLETAHASKDGVHHSSSNRAAERTGKSAQPLRLGTFAEYEASWKEQWKPVEPRGSGRYHSADNILDTGHEQHGKSQYTHERSRSSPSTDFYKQEVSVEVRRQAEDLKEDGECIFSNINKLDEKNCTVRQADTGALRENPQEKSDQLDQNLGHEWKSSVRPLHVQEPTVLPHESRGRSGTLPSDYRYSQENVNEKSKDCSLPHLPYSEPQALNENHSCQSWGQGEENHRIEPVPLNKKRGPAPQRPPPPKRDKYRRPDTSAPSLGASSESAASRPFLSSSPSSTQVFASQSSLCQSPAAFNGKLKSANPQQLQQVSSTENVCQHLEEKTHLTSESSKYRYLQKPGMESSRSPSPQFAPQKLTDKPPVSLQDENPARIERVIDNNTTVKMVPIKIVHSESSAEKESRQSLVSTMEPPALPSGLEKDQIKTLSTSEQSYSRFCAYTRQGVEPEPEARTKPVDPPPAEEPGSNLKDSSAATQPSSYVKTKEKTFEDWKSEELAREIVGRDKSLADILDPNVKIKTTMDLMVGIFPKDEHLLEEAQQRRKLLPKVPSPKISEEKKEEQSAPSAISLTTNSTYYSTSAPKAELLIKMKDMQEQQQQQQSEDDSEDELDHDLSEKKQELIDSISRKLQVLREARETLLEDIQANNILGEEVEAIVKEVCKPNEFDKFKMFIGDLDKVVNLLLSLSGRLARVENALNNLDDNTSPEERRTLVDKQKLLTQQHEDAKELKENLDRRERIVFDILANYLSEENLADYEHFVKMKSALIIEQRELEDKIKLGEEQLKCLTDSLQPERLK, encoded by the exons TTGTTCTTCTCATGACTTGTCAAACTCATGGGATCAGTCAAGTCTGTATCGCACTTCTGACCAATTCAGCTCTTTGGGAAGTATGGACAGCTGGGACCACACTCCCCAAGTAGCCCAGTATGGAAGACTTTCTTCTGCAAGGTCTAATAGTAGCATTGATCATCTGGGGAGCCAAAGTAAGCGGGATTCAGCCTATGGGTCTTTCTCCACAAGTTCTAGCACCCCTGACCACACTCTGTCCAATGCAGACACTTCTTCAACAGAGAACATGCTTTACAAAGTGGGGACATGGGAGACTGCTAAGCATGGAAGCAAGTCTGGCCAGTTTTTGAATGACAGCAGTGGAACAGAGGACAAACCTGGGTATTTGCCAGCTCCCATCCAATATGAGAACAACAAAAGTCCTAGAAGAGAGGAACACCCAGATGGCAAGCTCACTAGCTCGGGAAGATCCAGTTTCGGACCTGTCTGGTACATTCCTGATAAAAAGAGGTCTTCATCtcctccccccccacctccACCTCTTCGTAGTGACAGCTTTGCTGCCACCAAGGGCCACGAGAAAGCCCAGGGCCCTGTCTACTCAGAGAGTGTCAGCACGCAGCACTTTACAGCCCTGAACCGATCTCAGCCCAGGAGTGACTGGAGTTTggaaactgcagagcagcagcaacgGCCCTCCAGAGCATGTGACAGGAGGATCAGCAGCTCAAACTACAAATCTGATCTCAGTTCAGAACACACTTTTTCTTCAGCTGGTGAAAGGCACAGTAGTAATGCAGGAAATGTGAACAAACTGCAGCCATCCTTGTCCAGCACCGACATTAGGTTTGCACAGTCTGCTTACTCTtgccaccaccagcaccagtACAGCGATGAAAGCACCTTTTATCACAATGCAAGAATCTTAGCTGCACCTAAAGATCAGCAACATTATCTGTCCTACAGTGGCATTCAGGAGTTAACTACAGATCATTTTCATGGCTACAGTCCAAACCAAGCCAGTCTGCTCAACACTTCCTCTTTGAACAGTGCTGCTGAACAGAAGGTGGATAACACTGGACAAAGTCGATACTATTGTGTGACAGCAAAACAGCCTGCTCAGGGAAGCTCAAAGCCACTACAACTCAAGGATGAGAGCTGGAAACCTGCAGTGGGAACTGATTTGTCACTTGGACCTCATCAAAATTCTGCAGTTATTACAATGGCCCCAAACCCAAAAGACTATCTACCTCAACAGTCTATTGAATCTTCACTGACAAGGTGTGAGAACAGTAGTCATTACCCAGCAGACAGAGAGGGAGATGCTAGGTGTGCTGTAGTAGAAGAATCTAAAAAAACTAATCATACTGAAAAATCTGgacaaaagaaaagctgtgagaaCAGCTCTGAGGAAGGTGAAACTAGGCACAGTCAGCAGGAGTATGTAAAGGGCTGTGTCCTTACCACTGAAAACAGATCTGCTCAGAAAGATTTTAGGTGGGGGAAAGATGAGAGTAGCAAGATTTCTCCTCAGAAGACACCAATGTTGCACTCTTTagctcaggaagggaaaaaacaatctGCCAACAACGCAGAAGTGGTATCAGAACGACAGACCTCATTTGACACTCACCTGTCCAAACAGGCACGAAGGAGTGATCGTTTTGCAACAACCCTCAGAAATGAGATCCAAATGAGAAgagcaaagctgcagaaaagtagAAGTACTGCTACACTAGTAGGGTCATCTGAAACAGAGGAGTGCAGTGAGACTTGGAAACCAGATTCAACAGAGAATGTCATTGCATCCCGCGACACAAACTTTACCAGCACCTACAAAGATCACCTGAAGGAAGCCCAGGCCAGGGTTCTGAGCGCGACGTCCTTCAGACGTCGGGACTTGGAGCCCAGCCCCGCTGAATGTCTCCCCAGGTCACCTGAGCGGAAAACTGGTAGTTACAACTCTTCATTACTGGCTTTGGTTTCTGAAGATGTCTCTGGATTCCTTGAGGCTACACAAGCCAAACCAAACCCTACAGGGAGTGGCACTCATCACGTTTCTCGGATTGGAGCCAGGAAGAGGTTCACAACAGAGCAAAAACTGAAGTCATACTCAGAACCAGAGAAGATGAATGAGGTGGGCATGTCAGAGGATGAATCTCATGCTCATTGCCGTCCAAACATATCAGAAGAAGCCCTGGGCTCGTTTGCAGACAGGTGGAAATTTTTTGAAGAAACAAGTAAGCCTGTATTTAGAAAATCATCACAGAAACCAGGTCCCCGTGGTCTAGCAGAGGGACAGCCCGAGAGGCCAGATAGGAAAGCagaagagggagaggagctctGGTATGAGAGAAGAGATCGGGTAGCCTCTGCTGGACTTGAAACTGCTCATGCTTCAAAAGATGGTGTCCACCATAGCAGCAGCAATAGGGCTGCTGAGAGGACTGGGAAATCTGCACAGCCACTGCGCCTGGGAACCTTTGCAGAGTATGAGGCATCATGGAAGGAGCAGTGGAAGCCAGTAGAGCCAAGGGGCTCAGGAAGGTACCATTCAGCTGATAATATCCTCGATACAGGCCATGAACAGCATGGGAAATCCCAATACACCCATGAGAGGTCTAGATCATCCCCTTCCACTGATTTCTACAAACAG GAAGTATCAGTTGAAGTAAGGAGGCAAGCAGAGGATTTAAAGGAAGATGGGGAGTGTATTTTCTCTAACATTAACAAACTGGATGAGAAGAACTGCACTGTAAG GCAAGCTGACACAGGGGCCCTGAGGGAAAACCCACAAGAGAAGAGTGATCAACTGGACCAGAATTTAGGCCACGAGTGGAAGTCTTCTGTCAGACCTTTGCACGTGCAAGAACCTACAGTTCTGCCTCATGAGAGTCGGGGCAGGTCTGGGACATTGCCTAGTGACTACCGGTACTCTCAGGAAAATGTGAATGAGAAGAGCAAGGATTGTAGCCTGCCTCACCTGCCCtactctgagccacaggccttGAACGAGAACCACTCCTGTCAGTCCTGGGGCCAAGGAGAGGAAAACCATAGAATAGAGCCGGTGCCGCTGAACAAGAAGCGTGGACCTGCTCCTCAGAGGCCACCACCACCTAAAAGAGATAAATACAGGCGACCAGATACTTCTGCACCGTCGCTCGGCGCCTCTTCTGAATCAGCAGCCAGCCGGCCCTTTCTGTCCTCATCCCCCAGCTCCACCCAAGTCTTTGCCAGTCAATCCTCTCTCtgtcagagccctgcagctTTCAATGGAAAACTGAAGAGTGCTAATCCACAGCAACTCCAGCAAGTGTCATCGACAGAGAATGTTTGTCAGCacttagaagaaaaaacacacctTACATCTGAGTCTTCCAAGTATCGGTACCTTCAAAAACCTGGCATGGAGTCCTCAAGGTCCCCTTCTCCCCAGTTTGCACCACAGAAGCTCACTGATAAACCTCCTGTGTCCCTACAGGATGAAAACCCAGCCAG aattGAAAGGGTTATAGACAACAATACTACAGTGAAAATGGTACCCATCAAGATAGTTCATTCTGAGAGCAGCGCAGAGAAGGAGAGTCGGCAGAGCCTTGTCAGTACCATGGAGCCTCCTGCTTTACCCAGTGGTTTGGAAAAGGACCAGATTAAAACACTCAGCACTTCTGAGCAGTCCTATTCACGATTCTGTGCTTACACCAGGCAAGGTGTAGAGCCAGAGCCAGAAGCCAGAACCAAACCAGTTGACCCTCCACCAGCTGAAGAACCCGGGAGCAACTTGaaggacagcagtgctgccacaCAACCATCCAGCTATGTAAAGACCAAAGAAAAAACCTTTGAAGACTGGAAGTCAGAAGAACTTGCCAGAGAAATTGTGGGAAGAGATAAATCTCTAGCAGACATACTAGATCCTAAcgtgaaaataaaaacaacaatgGATCTGATGGTTGGTATATTCCCTAAAGATGAACATCTCCTAGAAGAAGCTCAGCAGCGCCGGAAGCTTCTGCCAAAAGTTCCCTCTCCAAAAATTTCAGAAGAGAA gaaagaggagcagagTGCACCATCTGCCATCTCCCTGACAACCAATTCTACTTACTACAGCACATCTGcaccaaaggcagagctgctgattAAAATGAAGGacatgcaggagcagcagcaacagcagcaaagtGAGGATGATTCTGAAGATGAGCTGGATCATGACTTGTCAGAGAAGAAG caagaACTTATTGACAGCATTAGTAGgaagctgcaggtgctgagagAAGCACGGGAGACACTTCTGGAAGACATCCAAGCAAACAATATCCTGGGAGAGGAGGTAGAGGCCATTGTGAAAGAAGTCTGCAAACCAAATGAGTTTGACAAATTCAAGATGTTTATTGGCGACCTTGACAAAGTGGTCAacctcctgctttccctgtctGGTCGTCTGGCCCGGGTGGAAAATGCCCTCAATAACCTGGATGACAACACCTCTCCAGAAGAACGG CGGACACTGGTAGATAAGCAAAAGCTGCTGACCCAGCAACATGAGGATGCAaaggagctgaaggaaaacCTGGATCGTCGAGAGCGCATTGTCTTCGACATTTTGGCAAACTACTTGAGTGAGGAGAACTTAGCAGACTATGAGCACTTTGTGAAAATGAAGTCAGCCCTCATCATTGAGCAGCGAGAGCTTGAGGACAAGATCAAGCTgggggaggagcagctgaagtgtCTGACTGACAGCCTCCAACCCGAGCGGCTCAAATAA